From Rhododendron vialii isolate Sample 1 chromosome 7a, ASM3025357v1:
GTCTCTTAAGACTGTAAAAACAAACTGAATTCTAGGACCTATTCCTAAATGTTGATTTTCATCTCCATTAgtaactttccatttttcccatatttcttcTCCTAATGGGCCTGGAAGTTTTCTGAAGAATTTATCACTAATTTCTGGATCTAGTGCTCTGCCTGTCTGGGATGCAAGGGCTATAAAGTCATTGCAAAAACTGActatatatttccatttatGTAACTTAAGCTGTTCTAACTGTCTTATAGCTACATTTTGGTAAGTGGTGTTTCCTCTATTAGGATCTGCTCATATGATTAGGGTTTTAACTAAACTGGTGAAATTGTAGACATTTGGTCCTTGGGCTATCAAAGCCGCATATTGAATTTCAAAATCTCTTTTGTATGCTTCTACAATTCCTTTTGCTGTTTCTCCTAAAAATGATTCGCAATATGACCACATCTCTGCTGAAGAGTGCCAATTGgtcatttctaaaagttttctTACTAAGGCTTGTTCCCATCTGTCTATTACTGCTTTATGAAACTGAGGATCAAATGCTGCAATGTCTAGCATTAATCCCGTGCCTGCTCGTGCCATGAGGGTTATATCTCTATCTACTGGTAACCTTTTTCCATAGGTTCTGAATTCTAGTTCTTGAGCTGATGGCTCAATTCTAGACCTGCTAATTGGAATGTTTCCCATTTCGTATACTTGATTTGGGAGTACTGGTGGATTATTGTCATATGTCTCCATTTTGACTTCTACCATATGACTTTCTGTGTTTTCTACTGGTGGTTGGTAATATTTAGATCTAGGGTCTGAGTGGCAAAACATATCTTCAACTGAGAGATTGTTTTCCCTGCTGGtatcatattctaaaaattTTTCTTCTAAGACAAATATATTATTCTCTATTAAATATTGTCTTTGAAAACTATCTTCTATTTCTGGATGTTCACACTCAAGTTTTTGAGTATAATATCCTTCCAAAATTTGATAATCATAATAATCTAAATCTAGTCTATAAACTGGTTCTAGGAGTTCTCTTAACCTGATTATGTCAGATTCACTAAATTTAAATAACTGATCTAGAGTAAACTGAGTTTGTTCATATGCCATATAAATGTGTTCTGTTTCTATTTCTGACTGAATAGAACTGCTTACATCTGAATGTCTACCGGCGGGAGTATAATCGCTAAATCTGAGATTAACTTCTCCTGAACTCGTGGTATAAAAACTATTACTATTGGGTTTAAGCTGTGTTTTTGGAACTAAATTAGTGACTTTCCATTCAAGTCCGGCTAACATCTCTGAGTCTCGTTTTTTAGCTTCTATTACTTGAATTCCTCTAGTGCCTAAAGCTTTCAAATATTGATCTGTTCTGAGCTTGTATTTGGTGCTACTGTGATTGCTTAATTTTCCTATAAAACTTACACATGCTAAAAGGTTCTGCGAATTAGGGATCATATGATATCCCATTGCTTTAATCCCTATTCTTATATGCTGGTAAAACTCATCTAGAGTTACCTGAAAACCTGGTGTGCAATAAACAATCTGGCAGTTGTTGTTCATGTCTAATTCCATGCTTCCTATCAGGGCTTGCTCTTGATTTGTAAATCTATTGTCAAATATCATGACTAACACTTTAGTTCCTAAATCTTGTCTAGCTAATCCTTTGATTCCTACGGTGATTAATCCTAGGTGTATGAGTCCTAATCTTAACTTCTTTAGCTTATTAAAGCTTTCTTGAGTGATTATTTCTAAGACTTCTGTCTGGTCTTCTGTTATTACGCTGATTGGCTTTTCTTGATAACTGGTGTAAGTTCTAACTCCTCTATTGAAGAAATTCTGTGATTCGTATAAAACCTCTGGATCTAATATCTCTAGACTGTGATTCCTAAATCTATCTAGTTGTATATCTGGATCTATGATTCTTTCAATTCTATTTTCTTCTATTGGCTGTTTTCCAAATACTCTATTAAATAAAGGAATTCCACTGACCTTGGTCTTACTGCTGGATGCCATTACTGAGTTCCTGAAGATTGAGGGATTTCTAGTccctttcttttgtttggatCTGGGGTGCCAAATATATTGTAATAAAAGGTATTGTTCTGTAGAGATCTACTGGATTTTTTAGGTTCTAAGTGTCCGGTCGAGGACGAGATACTAATCTGGTTTATTTTAGAGGTTAAAGCTTCTAAAGCATTCCCTTCTTGAAGCTTATCTATCCTAGTAGATAACTGGTCTATCTTTTCTGATGTTTCTGCTAATCTATGACTAAGACTAATTAGAAGTTCTATGATAGTATTATTTTGCTTAATAACTACCTCGTCTGTTTTTCCTGTTGGTTTGAAACTGGACAATCCAATAGGGTCAGATTGAATTTTTCCTGAGTTTTCTAACGCAATTCTATAAAATAAACTATCACGATTATTCTCCATTTGCTAATTTCTTTACTTCTTCCAAAAGAATCTCCATCTTCTGGAGTTTCTCGTCTATTTCTCTTCTAATTTCAACTGAGCTCTGTTTTATTCTGTCTACTTCAACTCTGAGGTCTTTAACTAAATTTCTAATCTCTGTTTCAATATCTTTTGGCTGAGTAGTATCTAATTTACTGATTAAATCTATTATATCTTGCTTGCAAGGCAATTTATCTGATATAACTAactgtttttcttctaatttatttattcttttaagTATTTCTGAATGTAAATCCTTAAAGTAATCTAAATTTTCTAATTGCTTGTGAGGCTTAGATctactaattttttctaaaatctgAGTAGTTTGGCCAAGAGATTTTTCTGAAAATTCTTCAAACTGCTTTCTGGttattatatttcttttttcctccaaactgattttcttttctaaatcACAACTAAGCTGTTCTACTAACTGAAAACCTGTTTTAATCTGAATATAATGTCTAGACTGTTGAGATCTGATTTCACTTAAACTAGGACTAATAACTTTTAAAAGTTCTTCAATCATAAAACTAAATTAATTCGAAAATAAATATTATACTAAACAATTTTacgaaaactaaacaataataaCGATGATAGATAATCTGGCTACttgaattaacaaatagtactgtaggctctgataccaattttgGGCTGGGGTACTGTATAAACTGTGTAAAGATAAATGCGGAAATAAATGCGGAATGAGGATTGACAACGTAGAATAACCTAGAAGGTCCTAACTGTGAATATCTAAAAATTCTGGAGAAGTGTACCCAAGGTACTGTTATTAGTTTTAAAACTACTGGAAATGTTGGTCTGTAATGTAATTGTTATTCTACTTTACACATAAGGTCAGGAAGAGTATCGGGTTTTTGGTCATTACTGATAGCATTTCTGTTTGATATATTGGTCAGCATTTGCCttttgaaaaacagaaatgattcgtgcacagcaagctgtgcacagcagcctttttCTTTAGCCTCGGGTCACataaaaatgatcggagccgctcgttttgttcaaaatatgtcgtttaaggtctctgtaaaaaatgagcttcgttcgatatcgttagaggcgttaataAAACACctaaaatcacttcagaatttaggctccgatcatctttgtgcgacccgggGCGGAAGAAAaagactgctgtgcacagcagtctgtgcatgTAGCACAGCTCTttgaaaaattagcaaaaatgaaaagattaaatTGAACATCTACACATATAGAATTGAGCTCTTTTTCCGCTATGTGCACtcggttttttgttttaaaattattttccgtGCGGGACTTGTAGTGGGCCTTTAGTGACCGTCGGTATCCCGTTGTTATGTGTACCGTCGGTACCTACAGCAAAATATGTCTTTTATTACataattcaaatttaaaaaaagaaaaagaaaagcaagacaACCATAAAATTCAAATTGCATCAATATTTGAGATCTGATTCCATTTTTACATAACACCGTACTGTGCGTGAACCCCACACCTGATCATGTGTTTCAACTGGTACATAACTTCACACATCATGTGAATGTACATGTGAAGTGTTTGGTTTTACATTCTCCGTTACCCAATAACAACTTTGATTTGTGACTGTACTTCTGAAGAATTCCGACAATGGTCTCAAATTTGATCATGCCGTTACATAAGCAGACTCAATAGTCCTGTTACGTCGTCGGTTGTTATCCATTTCAATTCCGTAAGAACAACCAAAGCTGATAATCCATACCGCGACTGCAGACATTATTATACCTCCTCTCATGTACCATTTGAATGACAAGTCGTTGATATAGGAAGCTTTGCAGGTATCGCAACTATAGCACAACCTCCCTTTTTCGTTGCTCCACATCTGACAATTTGCATCATTAGAATACAGTCCAGCTTCTGGGATCAGCCATGTTTGATTCTTCAGTTGAAAACCGCAGTAAATGGGCGGTTTACAGCAACCTCCCtgtagagagaaaagaagaagaaaatatgaaTGACGAGATTTGAATGAAATATAGCCCACGAACCATCCGTTGGGCATCCAAAACTCGTCCCAAGTTATCAAACTGATCCATATAATATGCACcccatattagattgttaactatCGACTCATTTCTCAACGTGTAGCCAGACCCTCCTCCATAAGTGGGCTAAAtacgtgtaaatattttaacattaggTACAAGGATGGGACCAGGGGGGTCTAGTAGCGGCGatcgccacgacaagaattttagaaaatgcaattattatatgtaaaaaaaaaattatgcccaacttatatagtttcgCCACTACTAGATTTtcttagtatacatttcgccactgctagggtaaaatcctggttccgtccttgatTAGGTAGGTGGTGAGGTTCGAACACAAGATCTAttgcctgctctgataccatattagattgttaactaccaatgccattcaaaaaaaagattattaaccaccaactcatctaaaagcttaagttgttacaGAGATCAAGggtcaactttattatttacaCATTCAACACCCCAGAACCAAACCATTACATGAAACGGAGAGAGGAGGGTGAAATAAACagcaaaatgccaaaaaaaccaagggggaaTTAATAGTTATAGAGGCAACTTTTAAGACGGGATCCTCgataaatttcaaaagaaaattgcGATGAAACTTacttgaaaaaaagagagaagaaaacaagaTTTGAAGAAACCGAGGTTTTGCATGGTATCTCCTAACAAATAAAACTGCACAAAAGGAACGATTTGCCATGGTTGAAGCATAGCTCAGAATAAGCCTCGTGAAGGTGAACAAAGCaagagtgaacaaaattgaactAGATTCAAATTATTAGATACACACCAATTTCGATTGATATTTACAAATCAAGAAACTGATAAACGATAATCAATGTACACTCCTTGAATTTACACCATTTCGCATAAAAAGTGTTACAACGTTTAAATAGAAAATCATAATGCTTATGTAAAATTTCATGCCAATTGCTTAAATGTTCATATTGTCGAGATAAAACCATAACGTCGGTAGGAAAAATTTACACGAAAAAGGAACAATCTTACCAGTTCGATCAAAAACAATTCTCAAAGAAGGGCATGCATTTGATCATTTGCTGAGAATGGATTTTGTGGACtgcatctgtttttttttttttttttgcctggATCTGATATGGGTTTATTGGTGTACATTTGGGTGGGTGGTGTTTGCCAACTTCCCAATTTTACCCATTCGGGTTTTAGCTTTGCTAGCTAGTCGGAGAGAATTCTTTGCCAACCTAGCTAGGTGGAATATTTTCTTGGTGATGATGCTTTAATTAATTTGTtgctattttctcttttaactCGTTTTACTTTGtgttttcaaattaataaaatcttttctttagatcaacaaagaaaatcctcaaaaaatttgcctgataaaaatattttcaatttttctaggTAAATCAATGTTATAAACATATTCAATATAGCAAGCCCATCACAGCTATCTCGATACAACCTGCTCAATATGTAAATCACcgaacaaaaaattagaaaaaacgTACAACACGATCAATAATTATAAAGAAATAATAATCATATTCATTTATGCTGACAAATTGAATTAAAAGAGAGGCAGAACGAACCTGAAAAAGATCTTCCTTGTCAAAATTCTCACAAATTTTTCTGTCAATGATACATTTCTGGAAGACATGCCAGTCATTGTCCTTCAAAAGAAACGTTTGTGCCCACGACGGATAAGTCTCGAGACAATAATACTcctgttgggaatgccttgtattctttagtcccacattggttaattatgttgttcccgtttttgtagcctattataaataaggcttttggggtacttctagaaattatcttttgggctttcatattgtggcctttctagagttacggattatagccggctctttgtatctcttcttcacgttggttagtgaatcctctctctcctcgcccgtggacgtacccatcttggggaaccacgtatatcttgtgtctttgtgatttcttgtttagttttcaatttctcgttcttagcttgcattcatagcgttcgttacaacaaactggtatcagagaggactaagcatatcgatgtcaggtatcacttcgttcgggatatcatctcacagaagcaagttgaggtgaagaaagtgggtacggcagataacccagcagatatgttgactaaaccggttccggttgccaagttcaagcattgcttgggcttgcttggtatttgcagttgatcgcccctcgggggcatttggcgagtgagaggttagaaggggatagctatatttggtgatttggttcagtggaattcaagtcaaggtggagaattgttgggaatgccttgtattctttagtcccacattggttaattatgttgttcccgtttttgtagcctattataaataaggcttttggggtacttctagaaattatcttttgggctttcatattgtggcctttctagagttacggattatagccggctctttgtatctcttcttcacgttggttagtgaatcctctctctcctcgcccgtggacgtacccatcttggggaaccacgtatatcttgtgtctttgtgatttcttgtttagttttcaatttctcgttcttagcttgcattcatagcgttcgttacaacaactCCTCTATTGTTTTGGAATCATTAGATTCGGTTCCTCCTTTGATGATATTCCCACTCGCCACAAGAATCACCGCGATGGTAACCAGCAGCAATGCCATGCAAGTACTTTGGAGGGCAGTCACCCTCCATGCAAGGCTAAGCGTTCCCACGAGGAAAAGAGTAAACAGGAACAACCCAAGTGCCAAATCCCAATCCAAATGAGCGTTGGTACAATCGGGATCAAAACTGAAGAACATAATAGCTGTTTTCACAAGAAAGTATCCAGTAAAGACCATCGGCGTGACGCTCACGACGACAAAGAACATGTGAACGCTTTGCACTTCTTCTGTGGTCATGGTCGCCATCAGCGAAAACGAAAAGCAATAAGATGAGGTTATGTGGAGAGAGGAATGGAAATTGAGGAATTTCAACATTCTGGAGCAGTGGCTTTATAGGGTTTTCCAAACATTCTTAATTGAGGGTGTCCAAAATTTGCATTGACAGATTTGAAACGCAATTCAAGCTGGACCCATATTTTATGGGCTAAtatgttgtacctttttggtctTTGTCATCGAAAGCAAGAAAATAGTAAGTTATCTTTTGGATTTGGTCTTTTAAACAAGTTTGACATGCTATAAATATCTACGGTTGACGATTACAGTTTAATCTTATTTATTGATTGATGATGCCAGCTACAatatttgttgttgtttgaaCTTATTTGGCTTCGGTTATATGATTGTTAGTTAGCCAAGAGTGGTGAATTACCGCGATACATTTTGGAATAACATGCAAGGACGGACGGACGCATGACTTTCATATTGGGTAGGCGAATATTAAATATTGTTATCACCTATAATAGGTGTTGAGTttagaagtataaaagtactAGTATTATTTTATTGGTCCAACAACCACTTGTACAATAGTTTACACAAATGCACGCTTACAAAGGAGCACATTATTTCTTTTCATATAAAGCCATCCACCTTTCCAATGAACAACTATATATGATTATTTTCGATCAACAGCCCACATtctcttttgagaatttttctaaaaaatatattttcatcttCATATCTCCAGATATTATAGAACTTCTCACACAAGTCTAGCATATAGTACCACTATTCTGAAACTCTCTTACTTCTTTCTAGAACCTTTGAGAAAGATATAGAACATTCTCCAACATTTTAGGCCGTTCTAAAATAGTTTAGATTATTCTCTATGCTCCAAGTCTTTCTGCTAATCTTTCATTCCCTTCTGCTCTTCTAGTTGCGCTTACTTTCTTGGAGCTAATTGTCTTCAATTCTGAAGAAGTTTGCTTGGTAACATTCACTGGTGCTGCTATCGGATGTTGATGAATATGATGTTTTGTTTCTGTGGCTGCTGGTTTGGTCTTATTTTTGCTATGATCCCTACCTTTTAGCCTGCTACTCTTCAACTCCAATCTTTTGGAGAGCTAAGGGCTTTGTTATGGCTTGTTTTTCTTGGTTTGAGGATAGTTGTTAATGCTCTTTCAACTCCAATTTCTTGGAGGGGCTGTGTTTCTGGCTTGTTTTAGTCTTCCTTTGAGGCCAATAGTTATTCAATTAATGCTGCTGTTATGAATGGA
This genomic window contains:
- the LOC131332940 gene encoding tetraspanin-9-like — translated: MATMTTEEVQSVHMFFVVVSVTPMVFTGYFLVKTAIMFFSFDPDCTNAHLDWDLALGLFLFTLFLVGTLSLAWRVTALQSTCMALLLVTIAVILVASGNIIKGGTESNDSKTIEELLHSQQEYYCLETYPSWAQTFLLKDNDWHVFQKCIIDRKICENFDKEDLFQGGCCKPPIYCGFQLKNQTWLIPEAGLYSNDANCQMWSNEKGRLCYSCDTCKASYINDLSFKWYMRGGIIMSAVAVWIISFGCSYGIEMDNNRRRNRTIESAYVTA